The Impatiens glandulifera chromosome 8, dImpGla2.1, whole genome shotgun sequence genome includes a window with the following:
- the LOC124911789 gene encoding sphinganine C4-monooxygenase 1-like translates to MDFGVSDELMGAFLPIVVYWVYSGLYALMGSLDDYRLHSRKEEDEKNLVSKSTVLKGVLLQQALQAIVAIILFKVTGNETADNEKTTVNSSSFSPLIILRQFVVAMVVLDTWQYFMHRYMHHNKFLYRHIHSQHHRLIVPYAFGALYNHPLEGLILDTIGGALSFLISGMSPNTSIYFFSFATLKTVDDHCGLWIPGNLFHIFFRNNSAYHDIHHQLYGTKYNFSQPFFVTWDRILGTYMPYSLERMAGGGLQARPAKDYKDN, encoded by the exons ATGGATTTTGGGGTATCAGATGAGTTAATGGGAGCTTTTCTTCCAATTGTGGTGTATTGGGTATATTCTGGATTATATGCTTTGATGGGTTCATTGGATGATTATCGATTGCATTCAAGAAAAGAGGAAGATGAGAAGAATTTGGTGTCCAAATCTACTGTTTTAAAAGGGGTTCTTCTTCAACAGGCTCTTCAGGCTATTGTAGCTATCATCTTGTTTAAG GTGACAGGCAATGAAACagccgataatgagaagacgaCGGTTAACTCTTCTTCATTTTCCCCGCTTATAATCCTAAGACAATTCGTAGTAGCTATGGTTGTTCTAGATACATGGCAGTACTTCATGCATAGATACATGCATCATAACAAATTCTTATACCGACATATCCATTCCCAACACCATCGCCTAATAGTGCCCTACGCCTTTGGTGCTCTTTACAACCATCCTCTAGAAGGGCTCATTCTGGACACTATAGGCGGTGCCTTGTCTTTCCTCATATCTGGCATGTCTCCTAATACATCAATCTACTTCTTTTCTTTTGCTACTCTCAAGACTGTCGATGACCATTGTGGACTTTGGATCCCGGGAAATCTTTTCCACATCTTCTTCAGAAACAACAGTGCTTATCACGATATCCACCACCAGCTTTATGGTACCAAATATAATTTCTCGCAACCCTTTTTCGTAACTTGGGATAGAATTCTTGGCACGTATATGCCTTATTCGCTTGAAAGGATGGCTGGAGGTGGTCTTCAAGCAAGGCCAGCCAAAGATTACAAGGATAACTGA